One window of the Mycobacterium sp. SVM_VP21 genome contains the following:
- a CDS encoding class I SAM-dependent methyltransferase, which translates to MTATLNLPEYTSIIDRLFADAQRDADRRQGISPGDYTVEARAEAFQDIYLSVAPDSGRLLYSLVRALKPTTIVEYGMSYGISTLHLAAAVRDNGMGHIITTEMSSRKLAAARATFAEAGVSDLITILEGDARTTLKTISEPVQFVLLDGWPDLDLTVIKLLEPVLETGALIVGDNVNLDPSHAYLDYVRAPENGYVSSPLALDKGLELAVRV; encoded by the coding sequence ATGACTGCAACCTTGAACCTCCCGGAATACACCTCGATCATCGACCGGCTTTTCGCTGACGCGCAGCGCGATGCCGACCGCCGCCAAGGAATCTCGCCCGGCGACTACACCGTCGAAGCACGGGCAGAGGCTTTTCAGGACATTTACCTCTCCGTGGCGCCTGACTCGGGCCGGCTGCTGTACAGCCTGGTTCGTGCGTTGAAGCCGACGACGATCGTCGAGTACGGCATGTCCTATGGGATCTCGACGCTGCATCTGGCCGCCGCGGTCCGCGACAACGGCATGGGCCACATCATCACCACCGAGATGAGCTCGCGGAAGCTGGCCGCAGCCCGAGCGACGTTCGCCGAAGCAGGGGTCAGTGACCTGATCACCATCCTCGAAGGCGATGCCCGCACCACTCTCAAGACCATCAGCGAACCTGTGCAGTTCGTGCTGCTCGATGGCTGGCCTGACCTCGACCTGACCGTGATCAAGCTCCTTGAGCCGGTGCTGGAAACCGGCGCACTGATCGTCGGCGACAACGTGAACCTTGACCCGAGTCACGCCTACCTGGACTACGTTCGCGCGCCGGAGAACGGCTACGTCAGCAGCCCGCTGGCACTCGACAAGGGATTGGAACTGGCTGTCCGCGTGTAG
- a CDS encoding TetR/AcrR family transcriptional regulator, whose protein sequence is MASAQPHRGNRHGRSEAAREAILHAADDLLAEKGFAGVTVEGIAKAAGVAKQTVYRWWSSKTDVLMDAFLEDAAAELEPPDTGTLESDLRAHLCATAHFLTVDDAGAVYRALVGQIQHDPELAQIFRARYLDDQRVRDQKPFVRAIARGELTPDADVAALAEWLVSRMHYRVIVTGEPVDDSFIDEIVDGALSMCRRWSRP, encoded by the coding sequence GTGGCAAGCGCACAGCCGCATCGCGGCAATCGGCACGGACGCAGCGAAGCGGCCCGCGAGGCCATCCTGCATGCCGCCGACGACCTGCTGGCCGAGAAGGGTTTCGCGGGAGTCACTGTCGAGGGCATCGCCAAGGCGGCGGGGGTGGCCAAGCAGACGGTCTACCGCTGGTGGAGCTCCAAAACGGATGTCCTGATGGACGCCTTCCTCGAAGATGCGGCCGCCGAACTCGAACCGCCCGACACCGGGACCCTGGAGTCCGATCTGCGTGCCCATCTGTGCGCTACCGCCCACTTCCTCACCGTCGACGATGCGGGCGCCGTCTATCGCGCACTGGTAGGGCAAATCCAGCACGATCCAGAACTTGCCCAGATCTTTCGGGCCCGCTACCTAGATGATCAGCGAGTTCGCGACCAGAAGCCGTTCGTTCGGGCCATCGCCCGTGGTGAGCTCACGCCCGACGCCGACGTGGCCGCGCTTGCCGAATGGCTCGTGAGCCGAATGCACTACCGGGTGATCGTGACGGGTGAACCCGTCGACGACTCGTTCATCGACGAGATCGTCGACGGCGCTCTGTCGATGTGCCGCCGCTGGTCAAGGCCGTAA
- a CDS encoding nitronate monooxygenase yields the protein MANRIQSLLGVAYPVVQAPMTYIARAELAAAVSEAGGLGVIETLTPEGRADLQRVRELTDKPVAANLMIQGWKSDPSIVDTLAEAGVRHVFTSAGDPALFTTLLHDADMTVVHVVGSLKGALKAADAGVDALVVEGVEGGGFKSLLGASTMVLLPLVAENVDLPIIAAGGICDARSAAASLVLGAEGVQMGTRMLASHESAVHANFKDAIVAANDSGTVLLDVPGNPTMRVLRTGLAARVAAHDPDSRLLGKITELYFDGDMEASVANTGQVSSRIVDLLPVAEIIRRTWDEIEAVLDGARARTESL from the coding sequence GTGGCTAACCGCATCCAATCCCTGCTCGGGGTTGCCTACCCCGTCGTCCAGGCCCCGATGACCTACATCGCGCGCGCCGAACTCGCTGCGGCGGTGTCCGAGGCGGGCGGGCTCGGCGTGATCGAGACGCTCACCCCCGAGGGGCGAGCCGATCTGCAGCGGGTGCGTGAGCTCACCGACAAACCGGTGGCGGCCAACCTGATGATCCAAGGCTGGAAGAGCGACCCGTCGATCGTCGACACATTGGCCGAAGCCGGCGTGCGCCACGTCTTCACCTCCGCCGGAGACCCGGCACTGTTCACCACACTGCTGCATGACGCCGACATGACGGTGGTCCACGTTGTCGGCTCACTCAAGGGCGCGCTCAAAGCCGCCGACGCCGGTGTCGATGCGCTGGTGGTCGAAGGTGTGGAAGGCGGCGGCTTCAAGTCCCTGCTGGGCGCCTCAACCATGGTGCTGCTGCCGCTGGTCGCCGAGAACGTGGACCTGCCGATCATCGCCGCCGGTGGTATCTGCGATGCGCGGTCGGCTGCGGCATCGCTGGTGTTGGGCGCCGAGGGCGTGCAGATGGGCACCCGGATGTTGGCCAGCCATGAATCCGCGGTGCACGCGAACTTCAAGGACGCGATCGTGGCCGCAAACGATTCCGGCACAGTGCTTCTCGACGTCCCCGGCAATCCGACCATGCGGGTGCTGCGGACCGGACTGGCCGCCAGAGTCGCTGCACACGACCCGGATTCACGACTTCTGGGAAAGATCACCGAGCTGTACTTCGACGGGGACATGGAAGCCAGCGTCGCCAACACCGGCCAGGTGTCATCCCGGATCGTCGATCTTCTGCCGGTGGCCGAGATCATTCGCCGCACATGGGACGAGATCGAAGCGGTGCTGGACGGTGCACGAGCGCGAACCGAAAGTTTGTGA
- a CDS encoding DUF6498-containing protein, whose amino-acid sequence MHLFAVLGLIAIPAFGWFGQHWSGATTVVVYWFENVTMCLLVIARIAVHQRLNPKYGHFRYRGPGAGGPSHSSFLSGFALISLVFCAAHGVFLAAILALLIHNRAPELAMLALDWRSVGWGCLGVLLFLTMEFLTDLVDLRRWSFRDIETAANVGLGRVMVVHMTLLLGFAAIAATDAPSALFTVFVVLKSLAALSTVVPQWEPARPPRALSKLMDRLPNVHPDERFEDFWVKDQANERERQRRNEQPWKTTRT is encoded by the coding sequence CTGCATCTGTTCGCCGTACTCGGCCTCATCGCCATCCCGGCATTCGGCTGGTTCGGTCAACATTGGTCGGGCGCAACGACCGTGGTCGTGTACTGGTTCGAGAACGTCACGATGTGCCTGCTGGTGATAGCCCGCATCGCCGTACATCAGCGCCTGAACCCCAAATACGGCCACTTCCGCTACCGGGGCCCAGGAGCCGGCGGCCCGTCCCATTCTTCGTTCTTGAGCGGCTTCGCGCTCATCAGCCTGGTGTTCTGCGCAGCCCACGGCGTGTTCCTGGCGGCCATCCTGGCGCTGCTGATTCACAATCGAGCGCCCGAGCTTGCGATGCTCGCTCTGGACTGGCGCAGCGTCGGCTGGGGATGCCTGGGCGTATTGCTGTTCCTGACGATGGAATTCCTCACCGACCTGGTCGATCTGCGCCGCTGGTCCTTCCGAGATATCGAGACCGCTGCCAACGTCGGGCTGGGCCGCGTCATGGTGGTGCACATGACCCTGCTGCTCGGATTCGCCGCGATCGCCGCCACTGACGCACCCAGCGCCCTGTTCACCGTATTCGTCGTGCTCAAGAGCCTTGCCGCACTGAGCACCGTGGTTCCCCAATGGGAGCCGGCGAGGCCCCCACGCGCACTCAGCAAGCTGATGGATCGACTGCCGAACGTGCACCCCGACGAACGATTCGAGGACTTCTGGGTGAAGGACCAAGCCAACGAGCGGGAGCGGCAACGCCGTAACGAGCAGCCCTGGAAGACCACCCGGACCTAA
- a CDS encoding FKBP-type peptidyl-prolyl cis-trans isomerase — MHSFVAVTASLAAIALPFAAAGTAVAADTCPTAAPAAGTPEWTLTGATGSVAVTRSTETAAPRVDVSTPFTVTSTQVHTLQAGSGPVVPATAKVSVCYMGVNGRDGSVFDSSYKRGAPVDFPLDGVIPGFQKAIAGQTVGSTVAVAMTSADGYPDGQPSAGIRQGDTLIFAIKILGASG, encoded by the coding sequence ATGCACTCTTTCGTTGCTGTCACGGCCAGTCTCGCGGCAATTGCCCTGCCCTTCGCGGCGGCAGGTACGGCCGTAGCCGCCGACACCTGCCCCACGGCCGCCCCCGCCGCCGGCACGCCGGAGTGGACTCTGACCGGGGCCACCGGCAGCGTCGCGGTCACCAGATCGACCGAAACGGCCGCACCCCGGGTGGATGTGTCGACGCCGTTCACCGTGACGTCGACCCAGGTACACACCTTGCAGGCCGGCAGCGGCCCGGTGGTTCCGGCGACGGCCAAGGTGTCCGTCTGCTACATGGGTGTCAACGGACGCGACGGATCGGTGTTCGACAGCAGTTACAAGCGCGGCGCCCCGGTGGACTTCCCGCTCGACGGCGTTATCCCCGGATTCCAGAAAGCGATCGCCGGCCAGACCGTCGGATCCACGGTCGCGGTCGCCATGACCTCCGCGGATGGCTACCCCGACGGTCAGCCCAGCGCCGGCATCCGGCAGGGCGACACCCTCATCTTCGCAATCAAGATCCTGGGCGCCTCAGGCTGA
- a CDS encoding maleylpyruvate isomerase family mycothiol-dependent enzyme — MTLAEDIEAERAALAHSLSAAGASAHAGCGSWTARDLAAHLAAEERVGGVSTFIARSLVARGIAVPAPPRLVEFAIRREHRYGFTELIDRLRRPLPRLLLRSRVAPLTLFEYWTHHDDLAAANGADHPAPATLRQAIAPLLRYQHAKLPAGAAIRVSTDNGDVLTFVGPKTDQQVLVQGTPANLVRWLAGRQTRADVELTGPAAHVQALRTFTGNI, encoded by the coding sequence GTGACGCTCGCCGAGGACATCGAGGCCGAGCGGGCGGCACTCGCACACTCCTTGAGTGCCGCCGGCGCCTCGGCGCACGCCGGGTGCGGGTCGTGGACCGCGCGAGATCTTGCGGCACATTTGGCGGCCGAGGAACGCGTGGGTGGCGTCTCGACGTTCATTGCGAGATCGCTGGTGGCGCGCGGAATCGCGGTGCCGGCGCCACCGAGGTTGGTGGAGTTCGCAATTCGCCGCGAACATCGCTATGGCTTCACCGAGTTGATCGACCGGCTGCGGCGCCCACTGCCGCGACTGCTGCTCAGGTCGCGGGTAGCACCGCTCACGCTGTTTGAGTACTGGACCCATCACGATGATCTCGCCGCCGCCAACGGCGCCGACCACCCGGCGCCGGCAACACTGCGACAGGCCATTGCCCCACTACTGCGCTATCAGCATGCAAAACTGCCCGCGGGTGCGGCGATCAGAGTCAGCACCGATAACGGCGATGTTTTGACATTTGTAGGTCCCAAGACGGATCAGCAGGTGCTGGTGCAAGGGACGCCGGCAAACCTGGTTCGCTGGTTGGCGGGGCGCCAGACGCGAGCCGACGTCGAGCTGACCGGTCCCGCCGCCCACGTGCAGGCACTGCGAACGTTCACAGGCAACATATGA
- a CDS encoding NADP-dependent oxidoreductase, with protein MTDRNRRFLLRERPAGRIGPDTFELSEQAVPEIGDGEALVRVDWISLDPTNRMWINETPSYLPPVGIGEVMRAAGLGVVVASNNPNFPVGQTVQGLTGWQDYVVVSDTMPLFPVDVADGVSPSAYLGALGMTGLTAWIGIRDIGKPQPGETVVVSAAAGAVGSVAGQLAKASGARVVGIAGGPEKCALLTDQLGFDAAVDYRAEDWARQLAAATPNGIDVDFENVGGDIMDAIFARVNVGARIALCGLISGYNETDPPPGPRAFGNLLIQRATLKGFIVLDHFLQAPEANSEISELIAAGKLTPLETVVEGFEQLPTAINMLFDGKNVGKLVVKISH; from the coding sequence ATGACCGATCGCAATCGCCGCTTCCTTCTCCGCGAACGCCCGGCCGGCCGCATTGGCCCGGACACCTTCGAACTCAGCGAGCAAGCGGTGCCGGAGATCGGCGACGGCGAAGCGCTGGTGCGTGTCGACTGGATCTCGCTGGACCCGACCAACCGGATGTGGATCAACGAGACTCCGTCGTACCTGCCGCCGGTGGGCATCGGTGAGGTCATGCGCGCGGCCGGCCTCGGCGTGGTCGTCGCGTCGAACAACCCGAACTTCCCGGTCGGCCAGACCGTGCAGGGCCTGACCGGGTGGCAGGACTACGTGGTGGTCTCCGACACCATGCCGTTGTTCCCCGTCGACGTCGCGGACGGCGTCTCCCCCAGCGCCTACCTGGGCGCGCTCGGAATGACCGGGCTCACCGCGTGGATCGGGATCCGTGACATCGGCAAGCCGCAGCCGGGCGAGACCGTCGTCGTCTCGGCGGCAGCTGGAGCGGTCGGTTCGGTTGCCGGTCAGCTCGCCAAGGCCAGCGGCGCACGGGTCGTCGGGATCGCCGGCGGACCGGAGAAGTGTGCCCTGCTCACCGATCAACTCGGGTTTGACGCGGCGGTGGACTATCGCGCCGAGGACTGGGCCCGCCAGCTTGCCGCCGCGACGCCCAACGGAATCGACGTCGACTTCGAGAATGTCGGCGGCGACATCATGGATGCGATCTTTGCGCGCGTGAACGTCGGCGCGCGGATCGCGCTCTGCGGGCTGATCTCGGGTTACAACGAGACCGACCCCCCGCCCGGGCCGCGCGCGTTCGGCAACCTGCTGATTCAGCGCGCCACCCTGAAAGGCTTCATCGTGCTCGACCACTTCCTTCAGGCACCCGAGGCCAACAGCGAGATCTCCGAGCTGATTGCCGCCGGCAAGCTCACCCCGCTCGAGACCGTCGTCGAAGGCTTCGAACAGCTGCCGACCGCGATCAACATGCTGTTCGACGGCAAGAACGTCGGCAAGCTCGTGGTGAAGATCTCCCATTAG
- a CDS encoding zeta toxin family protein produces the protein MRRLDLVVGPNGAGKSTFVALTLAPLLPGALFVNADEIAKSRWRDEADAHAYDAARLAAKTRMKLIEVGRSFIAETVFSHESKIDLIHGAHAHGYTVVLHAVHIPEALAVQRVRYRVAAGGHAVPEEKIRERYHRVWPLVAEAIGIVDVATVYDNSRVTGPKIVAQFAGGAQIGEPSWPSWAPPALVTRRHP, from the coding sequence CTGAGGCGGCTCGACCTCGTCGTCGGCCCCAACGGGGCGGGAAAGTCGACCTTTGTCGCCCTCACGCTGGCGCCCCTGCTGCCGGGTGCACTGTTCGTCAACGCAGACGAAATCGCCAAGAGTCGTTGGCGCGACGAGGCGGACGCGCACGCCTACGATGCGGCGCGGCTGGCCGCAAAGACCCGGATGAAACTTATCGAGGTGGGGCGTTCGTTCATCGCCGAGACGGTGTTCTCGCATGAATCGAAGATCGACTTGATCCACGGTGCACACGCCCACGGATACACGGTGGTGCTGCATGCGGTGCACATCCCCGAAGCGTTGGCGGTCCAGCGCGTCCGGTATCGGGTGGCCGCCGGTGGACATGCCGTTCCCGAGGAGAAGATCCGCGAGCGCTACCACCGGGTCTGGCCCCTGGTCGCCGAAGCGATCGGAATCGTCGACGTCGCAACGGTTTACGACAATTCGCGCGTGACCGGGCCAAAGATTGTGGCGCAGTTCGCGGGGGGTGCCCAGATCGGTGAGCCGAGTTGGCCGAGCTGGGCACCCCCCGCGCTGGTCACGCGCCGCCACCCCTAA
- a CDS encoding ParD-like family protein: MPEAADRVTRFAADLVDSAAAEGARQSRSAKQQLDHWVRVGRAVSAQQSAARRRVEAALSGHLDTGALTAEEGVVFNAEISAAIEENLAHTHYGDILAERGVTTVALDDDGRIVEYRPDGNSVIVEPTP, translated from the coding sequence ATGCCTGAGGCCGCCGACCGAGTCACCCGTTTTGCCGCGGACCTGGTGGACAGTGCCGCCGCCGAAGGCGCGCGCCAAAGCAGGTCGGCCAAGCAGCAGCTCGACCACTGGGTGCGGGTCGGCCGGGCGGTGTCGGCGCAGCAGAGCGCGGCGCGGCGACGGGTCGAGGCGGCCCTATCCGGTCACCTCGACACCGGTGCATTGACCGCCGAAGAGGGCGTGGTTTTCAACGCCGAGATCTCCGCAGCGATCGAGGAGAATCTGGCGCATACCCACTACGGCGACATCCTCGCCGAGCGTGGCGTCACCACCGTGGCTCTCGATGACGACGGCCGCATCGTCGAATACCGGCCCGACGGCAACTCGGTGATCGTGGAGCCGACCCCCTGA
- a CDS encoding FKBP-type peptidyl-prolyl cis-trans isomerase yields MTKVNSRMPRFVALAAGVTSLAAVLAGCGGSDSTSSSKTSSVTDLFLPPGGETVTACPSTPPAEGVAAEWTLKGATGSVAVTGSTSSAAPSVVVTKPFKVTQTEVHTLHAGDGRVVGDTATVSVCYMGVNGRDGSVFDSSYERGKPVDFGLDRVVPGFQKAIASQKIGSTVAVAMVPADGYPEGQPAAGILPGDTLVFAIKILNASR; encoded by the coding sequence GTGACCAAGGTGAATTCGCGTATGCCTCGGTTCGTCGCACTCGCCGCCGGTGTCACCTCGTTGGCGGCGGTGCTCGCCGGTTGTGGCGGTTCGGACAGCACCTCGTCGTCGAAGACGTCGTCGGTCACCGACCTGTTCCTACCCCCGGGTGGCGAGACCGTCACCGCCTGCCCCTCCACGCCACCGGCGGAAGGCGTTGCGGCCGAATGGACGCTGAAGGGTGCCACCGGCAGCGTCGCGGTAACCGGCTCCACGAGTTCGGCCGCGCCGAGCGTCGTCGTAACCAAGCCGTTCAAGGTGACTCAGACCGAGGTGCACACGTTGCACGCCGGCGACGGCCGCGTCGTCGGGGACACCGCAACCGTCTCGGTCTGCTACATGGGCGTCAACGGACGGGACGGGTCGGTATTCGACAGCAGCTACGAACGCGGCAAACCGGTCGACTTCGGACTGGACCGCGTCGTCCCCGGCTTCCAGAAAGCCATTGCGAGCCAGAAAATCGGGTCGACGGTGGCGGTCGCGATGGTCCCCGCCGACGGCTATCCCGAGGGACAGCCGGCCGCCGGCATCCTGCCGGGCGACACGCTCGTGTTCGCGATCAAGATCCTCAACGCCTCACGCTGA
- a CDS encoding S4 domain-containing protein has protein sequence MESSRVDRWLWAVRITKTRPDAAAACRGGHVRVNDRPAKPATPVAPGDVVSALVGDRTRIVEVLRVIQKRVGAADAVTCYLDRTPPPPPASATAVATRDRGAGRPTKRDRRVLDKWRAQQR, from the coding sequence ATGGAATCGAGCCGGGTGGATCGGTGGTTGTGGGCGGTGCGGATCACCAAGACCCGGCCCGACGCCGCCGCCGCATGCCGCGGCGGACATGTGCGGGTCAACGACCGCCCGGCCAAGCCGGCGACACCGGTCGCACCCGGTGACGTGGTCAGCGCCCTGGTGGGTGATCGCACCCGAATCGTCGAGGTACTGCGGGTGATTCAGAAGCGGGTCGGCGCAGCCGATGCGGTGACCTGCTACCTGGACCGAACGCCGCCGCCCCCGCCGGCATCGGCCACCGCGGTGGCCACTCGCGACCGCGGTGCGGGACGGCCGACCAAGCGGGATCGACGGGTGCTCGATAAGTGGCGGGCCCAACAGCGCTGA
- a CDS encoding lytic transglycosylase domain-containing protein, whose product MVAQLWRLVASLVVAVGCAVTAALPAGAAPGVDPAALAADLVAADQALRNTSSPEQVLAAAARRQQVAYRTLGAHPEWDAVARAQIPAALQAVYDRNIDARRALMALTDPKDTMPPWRVVPPVPANELMTSYRAAEAASGVPWNYLAAINFVETGFGRINGVSDDAAQGPMQFLPSTFAAYGNGGDIHSPRDSIMAAGRLLAANGFATNRDKAIWGYNHSDYYVRAVNDYAAVMGGDPAGFSSYYRWDTYYRTTAGDLLLPIGYVSSSRIPVGEYLATHPQ is encoded by the coding sequence ATGGTTGCTCAGTTGTGGCGTCTGGTCGCCTCCCTGGTTGTCGCCGTCGGCTGCGCGGTGACGGCGGCCCTGCCCGCCGGCGCGGCACCGGGCGTGGATCCCGCGGCGCTGGCCGCTGACCTGGTCGCTGCCGATCAGGCGTTGCGGAATACGTCGTCGCCCGAGCAGGTGCTGGCCGCCGCGGCCCGCCGCCAACAGGTCGCCTACCGGACCCTCGGCGCGCACCCCGAGTGGGATGCGGTCGCTCGCGCGCAGATCCCGGCGGCGCTGCAAGCGGTCTACGACCGCAACATCGACGCACGTCGTGCACTCATGGCGCTCACCGACCCGAAAGACACCATGCCGCCGTGGCGGGTGGTGCCGCCGGTTCCGGCGAACGAATTGATGACCAGCTACCGCGCAGCCGAGGCCGCCTCCGGCGTGCCGTGGAACTACCTGGCGGCGATCAACTTCGTCGAAACCGGCTTCGGCCGCATCAACGGGGTCAGCGATGACGCCGCCCAGGGGCCGATGCAGTTCCTGCCGTCGACGTTCGCGGCCTACGGCAATGGGGGAGACATCCACTCGCCGCGCGATTCCATCATGGCGGCCGGCCGTCTGTTGGCCGCCAACGGTTTTGCTACCAATCGCGACAAGGCGATCTGGGGTTACAACCATTCCGACTACTACGTGCGGGCGGTTAACGACTACGCCGCGGTCATGGGCGGCGACCCGGCCGGGTTCTCCAGCTACTACCGCTGGGACACCTACTACCGGACCACGGCAGGCGATCTGCTGCTGCCGATCGGTTATGTCTCGTCGTCGCGGATCCCGGTGGGGGAGTATCTGGCCACGCACCCGCAGTGA
- a CDS encoding FAD-binding protein: MTTTSVTTDVVIVGYGAAGTSAAITARELGAEVIAVDRANGGGATAISGGIIYAGGGTSVQKDAGVHDTAEQMLDYLRLEVGDAVQPETLQRFVDGSPEMIDWLQTHGVPFNSGLCPYKTSFPNNRYYLYHSGSENAGAFRAHTPPVQRGHRAYGKGTSGKKIYAPLAESARQLGVDFRPHTTVTELLQDPSGRVIGVRATTMGQAPRRIQRRYARLAALSSKPGVYYPPLRAAMDRRLAKLQQRYGQTIEIIARRGVIICAGGFIANTEWRKRYAPEFNGGLPLGTSGDDGSGIALAQSVGAVPDRMDNVSVWKFITPPSAFISAIIVDADGRRVIDESRYGAAVGQALVKNHGSQGWILADARLMSEARRQLLTQTLWFQRAQGAALIFSGAVRGATLAEAARAAGVDAEGLAATVIAHNEAIDSGSEDPAGKPADFCRRIDQGPFTLMDISVRPNVLRPTPMLTLGGVRVSEDTGAVIDADGNPIPGLYSAGRTAIGIASQSYVSGLSIADCVFAGRRAGATAASAEN, from the coding sequence ATGACCACCACCAGCGTGACGACCGACGTCGTCATCGTCGGGTACGGCGCGGCCGGTACGTCTGCGGCGATCACCGCGCGCGAACTGGGCGCCGAGGTCATCGCGGTGGACCGTGCCAATGGCGGCGGCGCCACCGCGATCTCCGGGGGCATCATCTACGCCGGCGGCGGCACATCGGTTCAGAAGGACGCCGGCGTGCACGACACCGCCGAGCAGATGCTGGACTACCTGCGCTTGGAGGTCGGCGACGCGGTCCAGCCCGAAACACTGCAACGGTTCGTCGACGGCAGTCCGGAGATGATCGACTGGCTGCAGACGCACGGGGTGCCGTTCAACTCCGGACTGTGCCCCTACAAGACGTCCTTCCCCAACAACCGCTACTACCTGTACCACTCGGGCAGCGAGAACGCCGGAGCATTCCGCGCCCACACGCCGCCAGTGCAGCGCGGCCACCGCGCCTACGGCAAAGGCACCTCCGGCAAGAAGATCTACGCACCGCTGGCCGAATCGGCCCGCCAGCTCGGTGTCGACTTCCGCCCGCACACCACCGTCACCGAACTGCTGCAGGACCCGTCGGGCCGAGTGATCGGCGTGCGGGCCACCACCATGGGACAGGCGCCGCGCCGCATCCAGCGCCGCTACGCCCGCCTGGCCGCGCTCTCGTCCAAACCCGGGGTCTACTACCCGCCGCTGCGCGCCGCGATGGACCGCCGATTGGCGAAGCTGCAGCAGCGCTACGGCCAGACGATCGAGATCATCGCGCGGCGCGGGGTGATCATCTGCGCCGGCGGCTTCATCGCCAACACCGAGTGGCGCAAGCGCTACGCACCGGAGTTCAACGGCGGCCTGCCCCTGGGCACCAGCGGTGACGACGGTAGCGGCATCGCACTGGCCCAGAGTGTCGGCGCGGTACCCGATCGGATGGACAACGTCTCGGTGTGGAAGTTCATCACGCCCCCGAGCGCGTTCATCTCCGCGATCATCGTCGACGCCGACGGCCGACGGGTGATCGACGAGTCCCGTTACGGCGCAGCGGTCGGACAGGCCTTGGTGAAGAACCACGGGAGCCAGGGCTGGATCTTGGCCGATGCCCGCCTGATGTCGGAGGCTCGGCGCCAACTGTTGACCCAGACGCTGTGGTTCCAACGCGCCCAGGGCGCCGCGCTGATCTTCAGCGGCGCCGTGCGAGGTGCCACGCTGGCCGAGGCGGCGCGGGCCGCCGGTGTCGATGCCGAGGGCTTGGCCGCCACCGTCATCGCGCACAACGAGGCGATCGACTCCGGCTCCGAAGACCCGGCCGGCAAGCCCGCCGACTTCTGCCGGCGCATCGATCAAGGGCCCTTCACCTTGATGGATATCTCGGTGCGGCCCAACGTCTTACGTCCCACCCCCATGCTCACCCTGGGCGGCGTCCGAGTCTCCGAGGACACCGGCGCGGTGATCGACGCCGACGGCAACCCGATTCCGGGGCTCTACAGCGCCGGCCGCACCGCCATCGGCATCGCCTCGCAGTCCTACGTCAGCGGGCTGTCGATCGCCGACTGCGTGTTCGCCGGACGGCGCGCCGGGGCCACCGCCGCCAGCGCGGAAAACTAG
- a CDS encoding SAM-dependent methyltransferase, giving the protein MHRTREAVASTGILVAAIRAKESARDDALFTDPFADKLAGEGGRRMLEAAIANSGEQSTWQIVVRTRFWDEALLRSGITQVVILAAGMDARAYRLPWPDHTTVYEVDQPAVIAAKAELLADDEPRCRRVPLGIDLAEDWPTALEAAGFDAATPSVWLIEGLLQYLDEPAVRTLFARVDALSAPDSVLLYEVVGKTLLEAPSMAPLLQSMAQQGSPWLFGTDEPGELAERLGWSAVVTDVAEPGDRWNRWFPSVTAAAGSDVPRGYFVEARR; this is encoded by the coding sequence ATGCACCGCACCCGAGAAGCTGTGGCCAGCACTGGAATCCTCGTCGCCGCGATCCGCGCCAAGGAATCCGCTCGCGATGACGCCCTATTCACCGATCCGTTTGCGGACAAGCTGGCGGGGGAGGGCGGCCGACGGATGCTGGAGGCGGCCATCGCCAACTCCGGTGAGCAGTCGACCTGGCAGATCGTCGTCCGTACCCGATTCTGGGATGAAGCCCTGCTGCGCAGCGGGATCACCCAGGTGGTCATCCTGGCGGCCGGCATGGACGCGCGGGCATACCGGCTGCCCTGGCCGGACCACACCACCGTCTACGAAGTCGATCAACCAGCGGTCATCGCGGCCAAAGCCGAGCTGCTCGCCGACGATGAGCCCCGTTGCCGGCGGGTGCCCCTCGGTATCGACCTTGCCGAGGACTGGCCCACCGCCCTGGAGGCCGCGGGTTTCGACGCGGCCACTCCCAGCGTCTGGCTCATCGAGGGACTGCTGCAGTACCTCGACGAGCCCGCAGTCCGCACCCTATTCGCCCGTGTCGACGCGTTGTCGGCGCCCGACTCGGTGCTGCTGTACGAGGTGGTCGGCAAGACGCTGCTGGAAGCGCCGTCGATGGCGCCGTTGTTGCAGTCCATGGCACAGCAGGGCTCACCGTGGCTGTTCGGCACGGACGAGCCCGGCGAGCTCGCCGAACGACTCGGATGGTCGGCCGTGGTGACCGACGTGGCCGAGCCGGGTGACCGGTGGAACCGCTGGTTCCCGTCGGTGACCGCAGCGGCTGGATCGGATGTGCCGCGCGGCTACTTCGTTGAGGCGCGCCGCTAG